The genomic DNA cagagtgtcagtactgagggagcgccgcactgtcagagtgtcagtactgagcgagtgccgcaatgtcagagggtcagtactgagggagtgccgcactgtcagagggtcagtactgaggcagtactgcactgtcagagggtcagtactgagggagtgcctcactgtcagagggtcagtactgagggagcgtcgcactgtcagagggtcagtactgagggagtgcggcactgtcagagggtcagtactgggggagtgccgcactgtcagagggtcagtactgagggagcgacgcactgtcagagggtcagtactgggggagtgccgcactgtcagagggtcagtactgagggagcgacgcactgtcagagggtcagtactgagggagtgctgcactgtcagagggtcagtactgagggagcgccgtactgtcagagggtcagtactgagggagcgccgcactgtcagagggtcagtattgagggagtgccgcactgtcagagcgtcagtactgagggagtgccgcactgtcagaggttcagtactgagggagtgctgcactgtcagagagtcagtactgagtgagtgccgcactgtcagggggtcagtactgagggagtcccgcactgtcagggggtcagtactgagggagcgccgcactgtcagagggtcagtactgagggagtgccgcactttcagagggtcagtactgagggagtgccgcactttcagagggtcagtatttagggagtgccgcactgtcagagggtcagtactgagggagtgccgcactgtcagagggtcagtactgagggagcgccgcactgtcagagggtcagtactgagggagtgctgcactgtcagagggtcagcactgagggagtgccgcactgtcagagggtcagtactgagggagtgctgcactgtcagagggtcagtactgagggagtgctgcactgtcagagggtcagtactgagggagtgccgcactgtcagagggtcagtactgagggagcgcagcactgtcagagggtcagtactgagggagcgcagcactgtcagagggtcagtactgagggagtgccgcactgtcagagggtcagtgctgagggagtgccgcactgtcagagggtcagtgctgagggagtgctgcactgtcagagggtcagtgctgagggagtgccgcactgtcagagggtcagtactgagggagggctgcactgtcagagggtcagtactgagggagcgccgcactgtcagagcgtcagtactgagggagtgccgcactgtcagaggttcagtactgagggagtgccgcactgtcagagagtcagtactgagggagtgccgcactgtcagagggtcagtactgagggagtgccgcattgtcagagggtcagtactgagcgagtgccgcactgtcagagggtcagtattgagggagtgccgcactgtcagagagtcagtactgagggagtgctgcactgtcagagggtcagtactgagggagtgccgcactgtcagagggtcagtactgagcgagtgccgcactgtcagagtgccagtactgagggggtgccgcactgtcagagggtcagtactgagggagtgccgcactgtcagagggtcagtactgagcgagtgccgcactgtcagagtgtcagtactgagggagtgccgcactgtcagagggtcagtactgagggagtgccgcactgtcagagggtcagtactgagtgagtgctgcactgtcagagggtcagtactgagggagggctgcactgtcagaggttcagtactgagggagtgccgcactgtcagagggtccgtactgagggagtgccgcactgtcagagggtccgtactgagcgagtgccgcactgtcagagggtcagtattgagggagtgccgcactgtcagagagtcagtactgagggagtgctgcactgtcagagggtcagtactgagggagtgccgcactgtcagagggtcagtactgagcgagtgccgcactgtcagagtgtcagtactgagggagtgccgcactgtcagagggtcagtactgagcgagtgccgcactgtcagagggtcagtactgagggagtgccgcactgtcagagggtcagtactgagggagtgccgcactgtcagagggtcagtactgagtgagtgctgcactgtcagagggtcagtactgagggagcgccgcactgtcagaggatcagtactgagggagtgccgcactgtcagagggtcagtactgagggagtgctgcactgtcagacggtcagtactgagggagtgccgcactgtcagaaggtcagtactgagggagtgccgcactgtcagagggtcagtactgagcgagtgccgcactgtcagagtgtcagtactgagggagtgccgcactgtcagagggtcagtactgagggagtgccgcactgtcagagggtcagtactgagcgagtgccgcactgtcagagtgtcagtactgagggagtgctgcactgtcagagggtcagtactgagggagcgccgcactgtcagagggtcagtactgagggagtgccgcactgtcagagggtcagtactgagggagtgccgcactgtcagagggtcagtactgagcgagtgccgcactgtcagagtgtcagtactgagggagtgctgcactgtcagagggtcagtactgagggagcgccgcactgtcagagggtcagtactgagggagtgccgcactgtcagagggtcaggactgagtgagtgccgcactgtcagagcgtcagtactgagggagtgccgcactgtcagagggtcagtactgagggagtgccgcactgtcagagggtcagtactgagggagcgccgcactgtcagagggtcaggactgagtgagtgccgcactgtcagagggtcagtactgagggagtgccgcactgtcagagcgtcagtactgagggagtaccgcactgtcagagggtcagtacagagggagtaccgcactgtcagagcgtcagtactgagggagtgccgcactgtcagagggtcagtactgggggagtgccgcactgtcagagggtcagtactgggggagcgctgcactgtcagagggtcagtactgagggagtgccgcactgtcagagggtcagtactgggggagcgccgcactgtcagagggtcagtactggggggagTGATGACCGAGAGGGGGGTTACAAACCGTCCGGGGCTGGACTGACCGAGGATCCGACGAGActgcgggaggaggaggggggcggggggttactCTCTGGACAGGAGCGTCTCCGTCACGGATTCCCAGGTGACGTCTCCCCCTGCCGTCGCTGCCCCGCACACACACCTCCTGCCCGccgggtcccggcggggcgggccccTGGGGAAGAGGTCGTGTGCCGGCCGAGAGGGCGACCAGCGGCACAGGTACCAGCGGCGGTAGGTCAGGTGCCAGCACAGCTGGGCAAagccggccgccgccatcttctgcgaGTAGCGGTGGAAGAAGACGACGGAGACGAGGAGcagggcgttccagaggaggaggaAGGCGGCCGCCAGCAGGTAGACGAGGCGGAGGGGGGCCCCGGCCGGCAGGCGGCGCCTCAGGTAGGGCTGGAAGGCGGACAGCTCCTCCGCCAGCACCAGCGAGGCGTAGGTGAGCAGGAAGGCCTCGCCCGAGACCTGGTAACCCAGCCAGAGGTGACCCTGGCCCAC from Scyliorhinus torazame isolate Kashiwa2021f unplaced genomic scaffold, sScyTor2.1 scaffold_858, whole genome shotgun sequence includes the following:
- the LOC140406758 gene encoding fat storage-inducing transmembrane protein 1-like, which codes for RLVDSAWSWTVLLAGGYLLLLAYLSSGSLLTTLRHLCRLAVGTGVRVLCSRTFSWIEDVTGCCFQPTPEGLLLLESLGDRASCVGQGHLWLGYQVSGEAFLLTYASLVLAEELSAFQPYLRRRLPAGAPLRLVYLLAAAFLLLWNALLLVSVVFFHRYSQKMAAAGFAQLCWHLTYRRWYLCRWSPSRPAHDLFPRGPPRRDPAGRRCVCGAATAGGDVTWESVTETLLSRE